Proteins encoded within one genomic window of Bombus terrestris chromosome 11, iyBomTerr1.2, whole genome shotgun sequence:
- the LOC105666199 gene encoding uncharacterized protein LOC105666199 isoform X2 produces the protein MARDEDRRREGSRVTDNGFRRRVQRFGACVLQERFTPRSVHSTRLHPIYFEETRDEPVHGTRFLPKKHSRTRIATLTTTDGTTFPPPIEVKSTMTRHCFLVLSILALSIAGCVLAVQAETSSLRREFYGPSKPEFLVEYLEGHAARKQRDDQDDPADDRPRRVRPFARDTQARLSSGSTRYLADDYADESSAASKSIALSPIDRQLLERFVKRNIDEIDRTAFDNFFKRNLDEIDRVGWSGFVKRFADDTITGDGRINVLAQRG, from the exons ATGGCTCGGGACGAGGACAGGAGGCGCGAAGGGTCGCGCGTAACGGATAATGGATTTCGGCGGCGCGTGCAACGGTTCGGCGCGTGCGTTCTCCAGGAGCGTTTCACCCCCCGGTCCGTGCACTCGACGCGCTTACACCCTATATATTTCGAGGAAACGCGAGATGAACCGGTACACGGCACGCGATTTTTGCCGAAGAAACACTCGCGGACTCGCATTGCAACTTTAACCACCACCGACGGTACCACGTTCCCACCTCCGATAGAAGTCAAATCGACAATGACGCGCCACTGTTTTCTCGTTCTCTCGATTCTGGCTCTCTCGATCGCCGGTTGCGTATTGGCCGTCCAG GCTGAAACCAGCTCCCTGCGAAGAGAGTTTTACGGGCCGAGCAAGCCGGAATTCCTCGTTGAATATCTGGAAGGTCACG CTGCGAGGAAACAGCGCGACGACCAGGACGACCCAGCGGATGACCGTCCGCGGCGCGTTCGTCCGTTCGCGCGGGACACGCAGGCTCGTCTCTCCTCCGGATCGACGAGGTATCTCGCCGACGACTACGCGGACGAGTCGTCGGCCGCCAG CAAATCGATCGCGCTCTCTCCGATCGATAGACAACTGCTCGAGCGGTTCGTCAAGCGAAACATCGACGAGATCGACCGCACGGCTTTCGACAATTTCTTCAAGCGAAACCTCGACGAGATAGATCGCGTCGGCTGGAGCGGATTCGTCAAGAGATTCGCAGACGACACGATCACCGGCGACGGCAGAATCAACGTCCTGGCACAGCGCGGCTGA
- the LOC105666199 gene encoding uncharacterized protein LOC105666199 isoform X1, which yields MARDEDRRREGSRVTDNGFRRRVQRFGACVLQERFTPRSVHSTRLHPIYFEETRDEPVHGTRFLPKKHSRTRIATLTTTDGTTFPPPIEVKSTMTRHCFLVLSILALSIAGCVLAVQAETSSLRREFYGPSKPEFLVEYLEGHGSPRENAAQDERYQSARPSYVERRLFSRGSILPGKGRWYVHEGKAEDDRFSRNLDQIGGGNLLRRGLVVERDGSYDSSRRWLPSRRNLDQIGGGNLLREADYRNERNLDSIGGGNLVRGLDGAADHLRRNLDQIGGGNLVRNLPDDASREPAETR from the exons ATGGCTCGGGACGAGGACAGGAGGCGCGAAGGGTCGCGCGTAACGGATAATGGATTTCGGCGGCGCGTGCAACGGTTCGGCGCGTGCGTTCTCCAGGAGCGTTTCACCCCCCGGTCCGTGCACTCGACGCGCTTACACCCTATATATTTCGAGGAAACGCGAGATGAACCGGTACACGGCACGCGATTTTTGCCGAAGAAACACTCGCGGACTCGCATTGCAACTTTAACCACCACCGACGGTACCACGTTCCCACCTCCGATAGAAGTCAAATCGACAATGACGCGCCACTGTTTTCTCGTTCTCTCGATTCTGGCTCTCTCGATCGCCGGTTGCGTATTGGCCGTCCAG GCTGAAACCAGCTCCCTGCGAAGAGAGTTTTACGGGCCGAGCAAGCCGGAATTCCTCGTTGAATATCTGGAAGGTCACG GTTCGCCGCGGGAGAATGCGGCGCAAGACGAACGATATCAGTCGGCTCGACCTAGCTACGTGGAACGCCGGTTGTTCAGCAGGGGATCGATCCTTCCGGGAAAAGGTCGGTGGTACGTCCACGAAGGAAAGGCCGAAGACGATCGATTCTCGCGAAACCTCGATCAGATCGGTGGCGGCAACCTGTTGCGCAGGGGACTGGTGGTCGAGCGAGACGGCTCGTACGACAGCTCCCGTCGCTGGTTGCCATCGCGGAGAAATCTCGATCAAATAGGAGGCGGAAATTTGCTTCGAGAGGCGGACTATCGGAACGAACGCAACTTGGACAGCATCGGTGGGGGAAATCTCGTTCGCGGACTGGACGGCGCGGCCGATCATCTTCGTAGGAATTTGGATCAGATCGGTGGAGGAAATTTGGTGCGCAATTTGCCCGACGACGCGTCTCGAGAGCCGGCCGAGACCCGGTAG
- the LOC110119691 gene encoding uncharacterized protein LOC110119691, producing MGMNEIEEDVGKELRVTGRITTQSANLAAVLRRFTGLEENVIELVRMDRNRENAKVETPVDVTTEIERVVAAAERKSAEDRRVAGEKDGVEEAERVGDGATRNPLSKFSACGHRETGAVVARKSMDGRSRVRTMPEVRLLGESRQTK from the exons ATGGGAATGAACGAG ATCGAGGAGGACGTCGGCAAGGAACTGCGAGTTACCGGTCGGATAACGACGCAGAGCGCGAACCTGGCAGCGGTGTTACGACGGTTCACGGGCCTCGAGGAGAACGTGATCGAG CTGGTACGTATGGATCGTAATCGAGAGAACGCGAAGGTGGAGACGCCCGTCGACGTAACGACGGAGATCGAGAGGGTGGTTGCAGCTGCCGAGAGGAAGAGCGCGGAGGATCGACGAGTCGCGGGAGAAAAGGACGGGGTCGAAGAGGCGGAACGAGTGGGCGACGGTGCCACGCGGAATCCTCTGTCGAAATTCTCGGCTTGCGGACACCGAGAGACCGGGGCGGTCGTGGCGCGAAAATCGATGGACGGTCGGAGTCGAGTGCGTACCATGCCGGAGGTTCGTCTTCTCGGCGAGTCGCGGCAGACCAAATAA
- the LOC100644730 gene encoding cyclin-dependent-like kinase 5, producing MQKYEKLEKIGEGTYGTVFKAKNRETHEIVALKRVRLDEDDEGVPSSALREICLLKELKHKNVVRLYDVLHSDKKLTLVFEHCDQDLKKYFDSLNGEIDLDVVKSFLYQLLRGLAFCHSRNVLHRDLKPQNLLINKNGELKLADFGLARAFGIPVKCYSAEVVTLWYRPPDVLFGAKLYTTSIDMWSAGCIFAELANAGRPLFPGSDVDDQLKRIFKMLGTPVEETWPDFTTLPDYKPFPLYHPAQGLAQVTPKLNSRGRDLLQKLLVCNPALRLSADEAMVHPYFNDLNPAIKNDRCQ from the exons atgcaaaaatatgagAAGctcgagaaaataggagaag GTACTTATGGAACCGTTTTCAAAGCCAAGAACCGCGAGACTCACGAAATCGTTGCTTTAAAGAGAGTTCGATTGGATGAAGACGACGAA GGTGTACCGTCGTCCGCGCTCAGAGAGATTTGTCTACTGAAAGAGTTGAAACATAAGAATGTAGTGAGGTTGTACGACGTATTGCACAGCGATAAAAAGTTGACGTTGGTTTTCGAACATTGCGATCAAGATTTGAAAAAGTATTTCGACAGTCTAAACGGAGAAATCGATTTGGACGTGGTCAAATCCTTTCT CTACCAATTGCTCCGTGGATTGGCATTTTGTCACAGTAGAAACGTATTGCACAGGGACCTTAAACCACAGAATTTGCTGATCAACAAG AACGGCGAATTAAAGTTAGCCGATTTTGGACTGGCGAGAGCTTTTGGAATCCCTGTAAAATGCTACTCCGCGGAAGTCGTTACGTTATGGTACCGTCCACCGGACGTGCTCTTTGGAGCAAAATTATACACAACGTCCATCGATATGTGGAGCGCCGGTTGTATATTTGCCG AATTAGCAAACGCCGGTAGACCACTGTTTCCCGGTTCGGACGTAGACGATCAATTGAAGAGAATATTCAAGATGCTGGGTACGCCGGTCGAGGAAACGTGGCCGGATTTTACCACTCTTCCAGATTACAAGCCATTTCCACTCTATCACCCCGCTCAGGGATTGGCTCAAGTTACGCCGAAACTTAATTCCAGAGGCAGAGACTTGTTACAG AAGTTATTAGTATGCAATCCAGCGTTACGGCTGTCAGCGGACGAAGCAATGGTGCATCCCTACTTCAACGATTTAAACCCTGCCATTAAAAACGATCGTTGTCAGTAG
- the LOC100644970 gene encoding T-cell immunomodulatory protein yields MRIQSIIVLVIGTAIAVKCNDITPAVFGSVLDGMPAAFGDFNSDELTDVFMLRENGMRVEIFLAAEQEPHLRPSSDLSCTFRHLIVGVVPGDFDGDVFMDVLVITYNEEKKLSYGYVLWGGKGRLNCTNEPLIKMTGQPLALDYNGDMIIDLFGLDEYGKRTFWIFDDSRKSPRSVPMKASSYLSQPLSPISQPHSNAYLDLNNDFLADLVVTTNKNFEIWLGVEQGFEFYKLISFPYGISENFNGVLGQTLYLDVELTGKMDLLLPLCFDNACTNSTIMMYSSDTWYNLEVNFRDGDNVLWGFVVPNGQRYTDTITLRGGDFNMDGYPDLLATLKSTSGKQTRSYLLENVACDSCNSFARKFQVKWQALNPFHNETAMAVFYDFYQDGILDVILVEVDKSSNSYRTAAFKNSLDYDANFVKVMVLTGRNNSMYPISPGSLGKKKRTYGTNLPGPSIAYRTTTQDGSPRNAIAAQLPQSAHFSLNLPYTIFGLGRTPNFVDALTIGVGGKSREWPQIIPNSQMVMIPNPIAEPWRWKAQLLVTPSKLILLSAAALTGTCSLISFIIVALYWKERREDKIEKLQEAHRFPFDAM; encoded by the exons ATGAGGATTCAGTCGATAATCGTGCTGGTGATAGGGACTGCGATTGCAGTGAAATGCAACGACATTACTCCTGCGGTGTTCGGAAGCGTATTGGACGGTATGCCAGCCGCTTTCGGTGATTTCAACTCCGACGAATTGACCGACGTGTTTATGTTGCGCGAAAATGGTATGAGGGTTGAAATCTTTCTTGCTGCCGAACAGGAGCCTCATTTGAGACCCAGCTCTGACTTGAGCTGCACCTTTCGTCATCTCATCGTCGGTGTAGTACCAGGAGATTTCGATGGAGACGTATTCATGGACGTACTGGTGATCACGtacaacgaagaaaagaaattgtcATACGGATACGTATTGTGGGGTGGAAAAGGTCGGTTAAATTGCACGAACGAACCACTGATAAAGATGACGGGTCAACCGTTGGCTCTCGACTATAACGGCGATATGATAATAGATCTGTTCGGCTTGGATGAATATGGAAAGAGAACGTTCTGGATATTCGACGATAGTAGAAAATCTCCGAGATCCGTGCCGATGAAGGCATCGTCATATCTATCGCAACCTCTGTCACCGATCAGTCAACCCCATTCGAACGCTTATCTAGACCTGAACAACGATTTCTTGGCCGATCTGGTGGTCACTACGaacaaaaattttgaaatttggcTGGGAGTCGAGCAAGGATTCGAATTTTACAAGCTGATATCGTTTCCCTATGGAATTTCAGAGAATTTCAACGGTGTCCTCGGACAAACGCTCTATCTGGACGTCGAGCTAACCGGCAAAATGGATTTGCTTTTGCCCCTCTGTTTCGATAACGCGTGTACCAACAGCACGATCATGATGTACTCCTCCGACACGTGGTATAATCTGGAAGTGAACTTCAGGGACGGAGACAACGTACTGTGGGGCTTCGTGGTGCCTAACGGGCAACGATACACCGACACCATTACTCTCCGCGGCGGTGACTTCAATATGGACGGATATCCAGACTTGCTGGCTACGCTCAAGTCGACTAGCGGCAAACAGACGCGATCCTATTTGCTGGAGAACGTCGCGTGCGATTCGTGTAACTCGTTCGCTCGAAAATTCCAAGTGAAGTGGCAGGCGTTAAATCCGTTCCACAACGAAACCGCGATGGCGGTGTTCTACGACTTCTATCAAGATGGCATTTTGGACGTGATTTTAGTCGAAGTGGACAAAAGTAGCAACAGCTACCGTACAGCGGCGTTCAAAAACAGTTTGGACTACGACGCAAACTTTGTCAAAGTGATGGTACTCACGGGCCGTAACAATAGCATGTATCCAATTTCGCCGGGCTCGCTCGGCAAGAAAAAGAGAACATACGGGACGAATCTTCCCGGTCCGTCGATAGCATATCGGACCACCACTCAAGACGGCAGCCCACGTAACGCGATTGCGGCTCAGCTACCGCAAAGCGCACACTTTTCCTTGAATTTACCATACACGATCTTTGGTCTAGGTAGAACACCCAACTTTGTCGACGCTCTCACTATCGGG GTCGGCGGAAAATCTCGGGAATGGCCGCAAATCATCCCCAACTCCCAGATGGTAATGATTCCGAATCCGATAGCAGAACCTTGGCGATGGAAAGCCCAGCTATTAGTAACTCCcagtaaattaattttgttgAGCGCCGCCGCGTTGACCGGCACCTGCAGTTTGATATCCTTTATCATCGTCGCTCTTTATTGGAAAGAGCGAAGGGAAGATAAGATCGAGAAGCTTCAAGAAGCGCACAGGTTTCCCTTTGACGCGATGTAA